Proteins encoded within one genomic window of Candidatus Zixiibacteriota bacterium:
- the rsmD gene encoding 16S rRNA (guanine(966)-N(2))-methyltransferase RsmD — translation MRITGGIYRGRLLKSTPGLEARPTTDKVRQAIFNILMNDIEDKRVLDIFAGSGALGIEALSHGAQSAVFIEIAHQQAEAIRRNLKGLELIEEIIQADYIKACRHLSERGEQFDLIFADPPYDRFAPQEIIQTVLQYNLLAPDGFLIIEHRSGAATESDRMIILKNRKFGQTEVTFYAHKET, via the coding sequence ATGCGTATCACCGGCGGCATATACCGAGGGCGGCTTCTGAAATCCACTCCCGGCCTGGAGGCTCGGCCGACCACCGACAAAGTCCGCCAGGCGATTTTCAATATTCTCATGAATGATATCGAGGATAAACGTGTCCTCGATATTTTTGCCGGATCGGGTGCGCTGGGTATCGAGGCTCTCTCGCATGGTGCGCAATCGGCGGTGTTTATCGAAATTGCTCATCAGCAGGCCGAAGCAATCAGACGAAATCTGAAAGGGCTGGAACTGATTGAGGAAATCATTCAGGCCGACTATATCAAAGCTTGCCGCCATCTTTCCGAACGGGGAGAGCAATTTGATTTGATATTCGCCGACCCCCCCTATGACAGATTTGCTCCCCAAGAGATCATCCAGACCGTTCTTCAATATAACTTGCTTGCGCCTGATGGATTCCTTATTATTGAGCATCGTTCCGGCGCTGCGACCGAAAGCGACAGAATGATTATCTTGAAAAACAGGAAATTCGGCCAGACTGAGGTGACATTTTATGCCCACAAAGAAACATAA
- the coaD gene encoding pantetheine-phosphate adenylyltransferase encodes MPTKKHKTAKTAIYPGTFDPITNGHLSLVERASPLFDNLIVAVAENAGKDPFFTHQERYQLVKASLKGMKRVKVIKFTGLLAELALQYNACAIVRGLRAVSDFEYEFQMALMNRKLVRTVETVFLMPSLSWVYLSSTIVKDVASNRGVIRGLVPLPVAEAIRKKMNNKRKK; translated from the coding sequence ATGCCCACAAAGAAACATAAAACCGCCAAGACCGCGATCTATCCCGGGACTTTCGACCCTATCACCAACGGACACCTTTCCCTGGTGGAACGAGCGTCTCCCCTGTTTGATAATCTCATTGTAGCGGTCGCCGAAAACGCCGGCAAAGACCCCTTTTTTACTCACCAGGAAAGATACCAACTGGTCAAAGCCAGCCTTAAAGGGATGAAGAGGGTTAAGGTGATAAAATTTACCGGCCTTCTGGCGGAACTGGCCCTGCAGTACAACGCCTGCGCCATAGTTCGTGGTTTGCGGGCGGTCTCCGATTTCGAATATGAATTCCAGATGGCCCTGATGAATAGAAAGCTTGTACGCACGGTGGAAACGGTCTTCCTGATGCCGTCACTGTCGTGGGTGTACCTGTCGTCGACTATTGTCAAAGATGTCGCTTCCAATCGCGGCGTTATCAGAGGGTTGGTTCCCCTGCCGGTGGCCGAAGCGATCCGGAAGAAAATGAACAACAAACGAAAGAAATAA